DNA sequence from the Oryza brachyantha chromosome 5, ObraRS2, whole genome shotgun sequence genome:
GGAGCttactgaaaaagaaaaacagcaaGTAGGTGAACGACACATGTACTACTATTGCTATTCTGattgttcttctttttttttttctcttttttgtttgacaaGGTAGTGTGCTTTCTACGAGTTTACTGTCAATGGCTGTACTTGTTCTGGTGATTGCATTAGTTTGTGGGtgtctcatttttttttcttttttatttggacCTCCTGTTCTTGCCCTGTGTCTGTGGTTGTTATCTACACGGTTGTGGCAGCACGAGTGTAACTGGAGTTCCTCCTGATCAGAATGGTTTTTCATTTCTGAGACTGTGCAGCTCCATATGATAAATTCATGTAATGTAATGTAACTCCTAATCATACTTGTTGGCACTGAAAACCATCTGATCATGTTTGCTGACAGTAATCATATTTGCTGGCACACAAAATCTGTCATGTTTGCTGACCGACAGCAGATGCATGTTTGTTGGGCAAATGACATAGTGACATTGCTATTTAAAAAAGCAGCTGAAATGGATTATTGATTTGAGTTGGCTTATTATTATCAAAGCGTGGTTGTACCCTCCGAATCTTTAGTTGCTTAAGAAGATGGCATCGACCAGATCAGGTGAGTGAAATgaatgaggaaaaaaataatcagtgTACAGCTTAAAAGCTGTAACAATAATAATTCTATAATGCATCTTGTGGTCTGGACTTTTTGTCACTTCCAGTCCATGTGGTCTGTTCAGTGTGGGCAGCAATAGGCCAATAACATGTGTTTGGGTGTACAGCTCCAAATGGAGGAGGCAGTCAAGTGAATTCTACAGTCTGGCCAGCGGGCAGTCACCGGAAGGAAAACCCAAGTAGACCTAGTTTATCATTAATtagatgtcacatcagattttCTTATGATATagtaataatttaattagaaaagagaagagtATCCTTTTATCCAAATGAAAGGCTCTTCCAAGTAAATGAAAGCCGAATGAAAATCCACTGAagctaaacatttttttcatccatatTCCATGCAAGGTCTACCTCCTACACTTTCCTCTCATGTAGCAATTTGTATAACACATTTGATTATACTTTCATGTAGAAAATTAATAGTTTATCAAGTCTATGAAACcgtgaaataaaatatgccACTGAGAGATGCCTTTCATTTTGACGTGTCCCTTGAAAAActgtgaaataaaagtaacCAATAAGAATTGCCTTAATTATTGTCAAGGACAGTTAATTGCATGTGGCTTGAGAATTTAGTTGAGAATGAGTTGGAGCAGGCAACAGTGATTGTGAGTGAACATCGTAATTGATGAATCCTACTGGATTATCATTAAAATGGCACTCAAAGTCAGCTTTCCAACCgaaatagttattaaatatTGGTTGCATTAGTTATTTTACATGTTTCTAAGACATTGTCTACCAATATATTTAAACTCAGATATTTTCAAGCAAGTGGATCAGGGGGCTGCGTTGGCTACTTGGCTGGCTAAAAACTTGTGCAAATTGAACAAACCATTTGAATATTGGGAAACATATGATCTGATTATGTTTCCAAATCAAGTATAGGGAATTCTGAAGTTTGcctaaattgattttttaattaaaaacccTGGGTTGCCTAAATTGATTTTCACAAGACAAATATCAGCGGCTACCAAAGCTATAACATTTTGGTGTTACATTTCAATCTTCGGACTTCAACCATTAGTCCATGACCTGTCCACGagtgaattttttaatattttaaaacctattttatttttaattttaaaagtacACTCTTGCATTACTCATTTTAATCAGGACCTTTTGACCGCACCACTCCTGACTAAATAACACTGGCCCTAATTATTGAAACaagtaaacaacatatttgcaaacaaaaaataatttatgaataagaaTTTTATGTACGTGTTTTAgtgataaaaaacaaaaactgaaaaataaactttgattaaaaaaacccaaaatcaactttaaaaaaataatttttagcttataagtataagcaaaagcaaaaagataagaaTAACTATCGTACCACGAGGATTTGGCGTGATATTATTCTTGGTCAAATAACACTAGGGTCATGTTAGGTGGGATGACGTGAACAAAAGGCTCAGATCTTATAAAGtttttgaaagatttttttaaaattaaattaaaaaggttcaaaaaattaaaaaaaatctccacgAGTAGCCTTGGTAAGTTGAAAGGACGCAACTGAGGTCGTAAACTTGTGTCAAACTGAACAAACAACAGGTGTGCATCATTCATATATCAACCATGCCTTAAACTTAACCACATCAATCTGTCAACAATATATATCCAGACCAAACCATGTTTCAGATATTCAGTAGCATCAACACCAGGAAGGGGCAGCATCGAAAAATAGCTTTAGCACGCAAAGATTGATCATCTTGCAGTAAAAATAGGCTCTGCATCTGCGCTTGGCTGTGTTCTTCTGGTATACTTGATAAGCAGCCCTTCAGAAGAGACACCAGGTACACGCAAGTCCCTGAGCATGAAAGATTGCAAATTCAGACGGCAAATTTCACTATATGATATCGACAAAAGATCGAAAATTCTTGTGAATTATACCTGATGTAAGGCTGCAGGTCTTTCCATTCCCACCTTGGCCGCTCTCGAAATAATGCAGCGAACCTATCAGCTGGTGCCAATGGCAGATCAGAAACACTGAAAGTATGCACCCAGGTCTCCGCACCAATCTTTTCGCACAACACTTCCCCTTGGAGCATCTGAAGATCAACATGCATTCCTGAAGGAATGCTTCTCACCCATTTGTCCATGAAGTTCTCAAGCTTCATCTTCCCCGCACCAAGCGCTCTCCGAGCAAACTGCAAGCACACCCTCCTCTCATCAAGGCTCCAGCAACTTTTAGCTTCCTGCTCAACCTTTGTTCCAAATCTTTTGAGGCAATGAGTTACAATCTTACGCATAAAACCATCAGATTCCATGGCATCTAGCACATCATTTTCAGGCACTGAATTTAGTGACCAGTCATGCAACACAGAGTTGTTCAGGATCATGTCCAGAACAGTGTTGGCAGAATTGTCATCGACCACCCTCCAGAACCCATCAATCTCAACAGCCGAGAGGGAGCTCAATTCTTCTGACAGCTCACCGTCACTGGCTTGAACAAGCTCACAAAGATCTTGCCATGTGTAGAGCCCCTTCTTGTGCTGCATGTCACTGCAAAGATCTTCATCAAGCACATAGGGCCTCTCATCGAGAAGTTTCCGAAGTTTATCAAGCCGTGGCGCAGTTCGGACCAATTCCATGCTCCCTGATGCCACTTTGATGACAGAAGCCACAGCATCAGTGGAGCTGGAAGCACTAACATCACCGTTGGCGTCATTGGGTCTTGAGCTTGGAGCAGCCGGTTCACCGGGAGGAATTAGAAATACAGAATTGGAGTTCCCCACAAATTTCATGGCATATGTTGCAGAGGGTGTGCAGAGAACAGCTTCTTCATCTGGGCGTCCCCGCACAGTCACCCTGCAGCAAGATAAATTGTCAAAGATTCACAAACTACAGCAATTCAGGTACATTAACAACAGTAGATTCAGTTTGTTTCACAAAATTCTCAAATGTGGCTAGAACGTGACTACAATTACTTCTGCATTTAATCAAGATTGATGCTTTGAACGGTTCGTGCGTACTAAAATGGGAAaacaaccaattttttactGCACTTTTGGGTCAACCATCTGTCTAAACCAAAATAATCAGAAATAGTTAATGGAAACAACATAGGAGCTGGTAAAAATGCTGTAAACACAGCCATATTGCTTTGCTTGCTATGTTCAACAATAATACAAATGAAatcaatcaaaaaatatattacatatgAATAAGAGTGTGCGATCAGATTGGTCAAGAAACATCTATACGAGACGCTCGCGCTCCAACTTCTTGCTCGATTTGGGGGCGGAAAATAGTTCATCAGCTGAGAACTCGCGCTGAAAGGGGAAGAGCAGGAGGGCTTACCGGCCTTGTAGGAGATCGGGGacgagctcgtcggcggcctCGAGGAGGATGAGGTCATCGTGAGGACCAAACGCCTCGTGGTAGCACACCGACAACgacgccccgccgccggcgccggcgaggcccaGCACCGCgtcggccccgccgccgccgccgccccattCCCTCACTGACTGGGCCGCCTCCGCGTCCTCCATCGCCGCATCCATGGATCGGGCGCTTCGGAGTTTGGGGatttcctctctcccaccCCCTTCCCCGGTTTCCCTCCTTGTGCTGTTTCGTTTCGCGCGCTTTTTGATTCGTTGGGTGTGTGTATCGCGCGCGCGGGAATGGTTCTGACTGGTGGGGCCAGGAGGTCAGCCGGAAGAAAGGAGATGACACGGAGGAATGAGGAGTGACGTGgcttcaaattttagctagaaaaaaaagagtaaatttcacgcTACCATGGGTATATGTAACACGAAACCCTATTGTTTGCAATTTGCTTGAATGAATCTTAcgttttatgtaaaaaaatgtttcacaaaacatcatatttatacaaaatatttttatctcgCTATAATAAATAGTGTTTTCAAGCATATACACATATTAGACATTGGAAATTGAAAATACACGCTCTGGCCTATAATGTCTACTCTATTTCCTTCCTAACTCATTCAATATATGATGAAAAAGATTGACATACAAACCCTGCTAGTAGAATCATGCGTATGAAATGTATAAACCTAAACTACCTAGCTTAATATAATTGTGCAACCGATGTTTGTTGAGAAAGTGAACAATGTGTATATCCATTTAAAAAGAACAACATATtactttttatacatgtattatgTATGATTATAATAGACAAAGTAATGCTGTAGTTATTAATGTAGCGTTTTACGAAGCATTTTGTCATAAAACCTAATGTCCCTGAGAAAATCGCACAATCTAATTTTTTCGTGTTACGGATGTCCCAAAACCAATGGCACATCCAACGGGTTAGAGGAAGCTCATCGCCTTCTTCTTAGTTCTTACATCTCCTTCTCCCCCATTTCATTTCTCTTTATTCATGGGGATCCAAACAGGGTAGGAGTTGGAGCCTCCATGGTTGATCCGTCTCCTATGGTTTCGTGAAATTTGCTATAAACTGACATTTTAATATTGAGGTAAAATTGACAATTGATAATAATGATCGCGGAGGGGTAGagatatcaattttttttcttctgcttatgcttataaaccaacatttaaattttcaacctcaaatttgagttaattttgaggttttttcaccaaagtttattttccaacatcgacttttagattgctaagaatacatatatagaagttttattcataaattattttttatttgcaaatatatcggttgatatttttatgaaaaacccAACCAATCACTAATgatattaattcatcatttacTTTCACATTTTCTATGTGTATGTCGCGCAGGCCAACCAGGTGTTCCATTTCTTGGCAACGggtagtaatattttttgagcTGTACTAGTTCCAGTTCATGGTAAACAAATGACATGGTCATTCTTGCCGTGTGTTTGGTATAGAAACAGTGTTGCTATTGCACTATATATAGATTATACATGGATTGACAACCGATACAATAGCTACAAATTCAACATCTTAAACATCATGAAATTATACTAATGTATCAGCTCCTTCATATGAGATAGTTCCTATGACACAGTAGACCTTCATATGAGAGTTTCTATGATATATTAGAGTTCAACAAGTTTGTTGAGGGGACCAGTGAGGAGAGACTTGTCcatatcaaatatatgttCTAACATCTTTACTATGATATTAACTTCTttcttaaatataaatgattctGAGAATGAATCTGGGTACGTATactttgtaaattatttatcatgtCCATCTTCTTACCTATTTTGGTAACAGTTTGCATGGGATGAAGTTCAACGAATCCGAAGATGAAGACTCATCAATCTCATCCAACTAGATAAATTTAGCTTTCCCTCCCTCGCGAGAGTTCAGGTGAGATATTGGAGCTTACCAAATACGAAAAGATAGAATAATAATCCGTGGTAATGTCTATTAATTCAATATCAATCTTAAAGCATccctacaaaagaaaataaccaATATCATATTGTCTTCATCACCCAATCTAAGGATTtttgaaatgttttttttgctatgcATTTGATGTGTCAAAATCTTAAATCATCCCTACAAAAGAATAACCACTCTCATGCTaacttcatctatttttaatagattttgGTTAGTCATTTGCAAAGACAAAATCtgttatattataagaaaCAATATATAGGAATAGGTTGCTCTTGTAATCCGTATGGCATgttgtttttaaactattacCCTCGATGttccaaaaaatatcaaaatattgaaATGAATATGGATGACCAGTTGTCagctcaattattttttagcgtGTTACCGCGTGATTTATTGTGTATcatgtgttgtgttgtgttgGTATTGCAATTTTAAAGGGGGAAACAATACAATAATAAAGATTCACATAGTTGTAGGCTTATAAACTATATAGGCATCCTTGCTAAACTCGCAAATgatactttatttaaatattaatatttataacaaaactCTTTAAATCAACTAATcatctttttaataataaattaattcattCATGCTCCCAAATAATGACCATAAACTTacaacctcatcttttcacttttgctttgcttataagtcaaagtttaaattttaattttaaagttgaagctaattttaagtttttttgtcgtagcttattttttaggctttgattttagatcactgagaacacatattatttataaattatttttggcgtgtaaatatgtcatgatCACCCCCGTAGTGTCATCAATTATCCATTCTGGGCATGCTTAGCAAGCTCGTAAAGTGCCATGTTCACATTAACTCTTCGGTTTTGGTCAAGAAGGGATTACATTTGACCATTATTTCTAAGCAAcaccaaatttattaaatttaaatataagatattaataaattgcTTTTTAACGGTGACATTAATAAAGTATTCCTCTGTTACAGGATATAAGACACCTAGTGTTACGGAGACCAAGAAAGGGCTATAACCACGTTCTTGTCTAGATTGACTTggtgtatgtatgcatgtatcTAACGTGGCTGGGTGTTTTAATGgtgaataatttaaaataaataaaatttggaggGGGATGTGCTAgttaatgtatatatacatgcatgcacgtcTCGACGTAGAGAAAACCAGTTACGCTTATATGTTGGAACGATATAAACTTGAAATTACAAATATAGTACTACAACGTTGATGGTAAATAAATGTAATATTTACACAATATTGTTGGTCAAAACTTGGTGCTTCAAAGTCGAAACTgtccattattttttattggaatgtgcatgctttatttttttaaagaaaagtttCTTCATTGTCATTTCTTagagaacttttttttaaaaaaagatcaacTTTCTAATATCTAATCCATTTGATTACGCCCTCGAATAATAATCATCCATCATCAATGGTCTATTGAAAACACGCAGTTCAGCTGTGATTCTTTACTGCTCCCTCAGCTCCGATTCACAATGAAAGACTTGCTAGATAAAAGGGGCTCAGACATGAAAGCTGCATGATTTTCAgaacagaaaaggaaaaaaaaaacaaaaccgcAGCCGTGGATCATCTCATAGCAACATCTGGGCCAACGTAGTCATCACATCGACGTGCAGAGCATCACCCGCCGTGACCAGGATCAGGGGACCCACCGTTCAGTGACTGCCGAGGCCAGCCACTTCTTCTCCACTACCCTACCACCAAGCCAAAGCATGAAGCATCCACGTTGCATGACCTGCTACATTGTGTTCGTCTCTTTCTCCAAACCATCATCCATTGTCAGCAGAGCAGCAAATTCCATCTTGGCGCAGCAAATGTTAGGTACTCAACATCCCTTCCCTTCCATGGCGTTTGTTTTTGGCAGCATCAGCCTCTGCACCAATTCCTTCATCCCTGTGCATGCAACAAGCAACAGTATGGTTGCTGATGCATGCATTTTTGAAAAGGATTGTTCTGTTCTGCATGCAGGAAAGGTGAAGAAGGTTACAAGCATGAGAAGTAAGTAGAGCTTAACCGGCTGAAGAATTCTCAAGGGCATTCCAGGGCAGGATGCTGCAACGGGCGGCGAGCAACGCCTACTCGTGGTGGTGGGCGAGTCACGTCCGCACCAAGCAGTCCAAATGGCTGGACAACAATCTCCATGGTTTGTCTCCTTCATCACACCATCTCACTCCATATGTATGCATCAACTTCTGCATATAGAACACCCTATCCAAAgagggaagaaaaataaacgatTTCAGATTGAGTCGTTATTTGTGATCCcaagttattttatttgagGTAGTAGTTTGCAAAAATAGCTGAAATCAGATGCATTTTTGCACAGCCACAGAGGAAAACAATTTTGTAGTATCACGGTCATAATTTGTCACACAAAATTGAGGGGAATACCATAGGTTTTAGATGCCATGTCAAAGAAATGATGTTCAGAACAGGCTGCTGGTtcgttcaaaaataaaaatagccagaaaaaaaagagagcaagACACATTTACTGATATATGACAAATTTCATATTCATTGTCTTGAAGCTTTATTGtacaaactgaaaaaaagaaaccaaccaatgaagaaaaaaaattctgaattGTAGCTTTTGTTTGCATTGGCCTGCATGGTGTTATTATCAAATGGATATATGTACTGCTCAGCTCAGTAGCAATTCAACTTAAATGTATAATGTATGAAAGTCATGCAGAGAAGGACATAATATGCTTTCCCAGCCAATCTTAATGTTCTTGGACTAACACATTTCTTGATGagaaatatatgtacataagcatacagataaaaaaaaagagcagagATTTCAAACAAGACTAGCACATAAAGTAAAGGGGCAAACCATATCAACACCATAAACCAAGCAAAAGTTTTAGAATTGTTGTAATATCCtctaaaaacatgttttagcagttttccctttctttcAAATTGTTAAACATCACAGCGTGGTTTCTATTGACTTTGTTATTACTGTGCAGATATGGAGGACAGGGTCAAAttcatcctcttcctccttgGGGAGGAAGCTGATTCATTTGCAAAAAGGGCAGAGATGTATTACAAGAGACGACCAGAGGTCATCAGTTCAGTGGAAGAGGCATATCGGGCATACAGAGCCCTTGCTGAACGCTACGACCACATATCAGGAGAGCTGCACAAAGCAAACCACACTATTGCAACCGCTTTTCCTGACCAGGTCCAGTACTCAATGCTGGAAGAGGATGATGACAATCTCCCAAAGGCATTTACAGCTGTTGATCCTCGCAAAATCCACAAGTCAACGGTGGAAAGACtgatgaaaaagaagaaaggaggGAAATCAGGACTGAAAGATGAAAGCAAGAATTCTGGAGCTAAAATCAACAACGAGAATGCTCAACAAGAGATAAGCAGACTGCAGAAAGAGATATTAGCGCTGCAGACTGAGAAAGAGTTCATCAAAAGCTCTTATGAGAGTGGAATAGCAAAGTACTGGGATCTTGAAAAGCAAATAAACGACATGCAGGCAGAAGTTTGTTACTTCCAAGAGGAGTTCAATGAAAGTGCAGTGCTTGAAGATGATGAAGCCAGAGCTTTAATGACAGCAACCGCCCTTAAATCCTGTGAAGAGACCATTATCAAATTGCAGGAACAACAAAAGTTATCATTCAGTCAGGTAAAGATTGAGTCAGAGAAAGTCAAGGTTTCCAGAGATAAGCTGAAGAATATTATGAGAGGGCATGGCAAATCCCTACCAAACTCAGGAAAGTTTTTAGAGAGCACAGGTTCAGGAAAAATTTCCAGCAAGAATGTGACAAATGATGCTAGTAATTCGGTAGATGGTGCATACTCTATTAATTACGAGAAAGTTGAACTGCAAGCAACAGTAGATAAGATCAAAGAATACTTTCAAAAAGACAGTGAAGCCTCTGTGGCAGAGATGGCAGATAAAATTGATGCACTAGTGAATAAAGTTGTGGATTTGGAACTTATGGTTTCATCACAGACTGCACAATTAAACAGGCTGTGTCTCGAGAACACAGAGCTGGAGAAATCCTTGCATGAGCTGGAAGAAGAGAAGGCAGCAATAAGCAGTGTTCCAGGTGAATTAAATAGCAAGCTCAAGCAGGCAGAAGAGCATTTGGTTAGAGTTCAGAACATTGAGAGCTCCTTCCATGCAGAAGGAACtatagtccattcaaatttcactgAAACAATAATTATGTACCGTGACATTTCAGGTATGCTATGGTCACCTGTTGTTGAGCACCAAGATAGTTCTGTGCCCATGCTGACTGACAAAACAACACCATCCCTTGATATGGAAACATCAAGTGAATATGATACACCAAACTCAGAAAAAGATCCTCAGTCAGATGAATCTGCAGGGAAGCATGAAGTAGACGAATTACCTGACCATTCAAAAGAACCGGAGCCAGCAGGACTCTGTGATGATGCCCACTCGTGTAGTGGTTACCCTGAGAGAAATGCAGAAGGTTCAGAGGATCCGTGGTGTTGTGCACTTGAAGGTAAGTCTAGCTTGTTAGCTGCATCAGTAAACGAGGAAGAGGCAGGAAATGCAGATAGCGATTCATTTGGTGATCATAACAATAGAAGAGAAGATCATGCTCCTGAAGAAGTTCAAACTCTTGAGGTAGCTAGTGACAATGGGAGCGGCATGCAGGAATGTACTGTACATTCTCATGAGAAGCCTATATTAGAACACTTGCATCATATTTCTTCCAATGGCCGAGGAGATAGCAATCCGAAAAAAGAGGAGAATGAGAAAGATTTATCAATATCAGCTGATGGCACTTTTGAAGGCAACTCAGAACAAAAGATGAATAAAGCAGACACTTCACGTATCGTAGAAGATACTGCTCCTATTAGTAGAAAAGTTGATGAGGCTGGGGATCAAGAGGAACACATGATTAAACTACAGCAGCTGCTTATGAGTGGGCTCCAAGATAAGGAAAAAATACTATTAACCGAGTACACCTCTATACTCCGAAATTATAAGAATGCGAAGAGAAAGATTACAGAAGTTCAGACAGAGAATCAACAACGTTTGAATGAGATGACAACCATGATAAATGAGCTACGCTATGCAAATGCAATGAAAGATGAGGAAATTCGGTCACTGCATGAACTCCTGAACTCTGCAACCAACAAAGATGTATCACGAAATGGCCATCAAATGAACCCAACAACGTCCTTCAGTTCATCAAGCAGGACATTCAGGGGTCACCGAAGGACCCCAAGCTTCTCGCCTGCTCATCAAAGGAAACAAAGTGTTTCCTCCATTTCCAGAATAATTCTCGAATCCCCTATGGAGGGTGATGCATCGCATGATACAATAACTGATCAGGAAAACATCATTTTGGAGGACATCAAATTGATCGATGTTGTCCAGATGGATAACATCTCACCACTTGAAGAGAAGTTCAGACAAGACATTGATGCTCTTCTAGAGGAGAACTTAGAATTCTGGATGAAATTCAGCACATCATTCCAACAGATCCAAGGATTTCAGACCAAGTATGAGCAGCTACAACCTGAGATTGGGAAGATAACAGATGAGGAGAAGCTCAAGACAAATAATGGCCGTGCAGATGCTACATCAGTAAAAGTTGAATCAAATACCATGGAGAAACAACTAAGGGAACTCAAGATTGAACTACAAGTATGGTTGGAACAGAATGCCATGCTCAAAGGGGAGCTCCAGTATAGGTTTGCTTCACTTTGCAGCATACAAGAGGAAATTGAAGCAGCCATGGAGATTGGTGCAGAGCCTGAGGAAGGAGCTCATTTCACCTCATATCAGGCTGCAAAATTTCAAGGGGAGGTTCTGAACATGAAGCAGGAGAACAACAAGGTTGCCGATGAACTGCAGTCTGGTCTGGATCATATAAAAGGGCTCCATAAAGAAATTGAAAAGGTCATTGAAAAGATAGTAAAGAGAAGTAGCTTATCTGAGACCAACGGTAGTAGCACCTGGAAGAATGCACCCTCTAGAACAAGAGTGCCACTTCGGCTATTCCTTTTTCCAGCCAAGAAAAAGAAGTCATCATTATTGGCATGTGTAAGTCCAGCACTTCAGAAGCAGCACAGTGACATGGTATTTTTCACTAAATGAATTAGGTACTTCTG
Encoded proteins:
- the LOC102720985 gene encoding sister chromatid cohesion protein DCC1 — its product is MDAAMEDAEAAQSVREWGGGGGGADAVLGLAGAGGGASLSVCYHEAFGPHDDLILLEAADELVPDLLQGRVTVRGRPDEEAVLCTPSATYAMKFVGNSNSVFLIPPGEPAAPSSRPNDANGDVSASSSTDAVASVIKVASGSMELVRTAPRLDKLRKLLDERPYVLDEDLCSDMQHKKGLYTWQDLCELVQASDGELSEELSSLSAVEIDGFWRVVDDNSANTVLDMILNNSVLHDWSLNSVPENDVLDAMESDGFMRKIVTHCLKRFGTKVEQEAKSCWSLDERRVCLQFARRALGAGKMKLENFMDKWVRSIPSGMHVDLQMLQGEVLCEKIGAETWVHTFSVSDLPLAPADRFAALFRERPRWEWKDLQPYIRDLRVPGVSSEGLLIKYTRRTQPSADAEPIFTAR
- the LOC102718928 gene encoding protein NETWORKED 2A, yielding MEDRVKFILFLLGEEADSFAKRAEMYYKRRPEVISSVEEAYRAYRALAERYDHISGELHKANHTIATAFPDQVQYSMLEEDDDNLPKAFTAVDPRKIHKSTVERLMKKKKGGKSGLKDESKNSGAKINNENAQQEISRLQKEILALQTEKEFIKSSYESGIAKYWDLEKQINDMQAEVCYFQEEFNESAVLEDDEARALMTATALKSCEETIIKLQEQQKLSFSQVKIESEKVKVSRDKLKNIMRGHGKSLPNSGKFLESTGSGKISSKNVTNDASNSVDGAYSINYEKVELQATVDKIKEYFQKDSEASVAEMADKIDALVNKVVDLELMVSSQTAQLNRLCLENTELEKSLHELEEEKAAISSVPGELNSKLKQAEEHLVRVQNIESSFHAEGTIVHSNFTETIIMYRDISGMLWSPVVEHQDSSVPMLTDKTTPSLDMETSSEYDTPNSEKDPQSDESAGKHEVDELPDHSKEPEPAGLCDDAHSCSGYPERNAEGSEDPWCCALEGKSSLLAASVNEEEAGNADSDSFGDHNNRREDHAPEEVQTLEVASDNGSGMQECTVHSHEKPILEHLHHISSNGRGDSNPKKEENEKDLSISADGTFEGNSEQKMNKADTSRIVEDTAPISRKVDEAGDQEEHMIKLQQLLMSGLQDKEKILLTEYTSILRNYKNAKRKITEVQTENQQRLNEMTTMINELRYANAMKDEEIRSLHELLNSATNKDVSRNGHQMNPTTSFSSSSRTFRGHRRTPSFSPAHQRKQSVSSISRIILESPMEGDASHDTITDQENIILEDIKLIDVVQMDNISPLEEKFRQDIDALLEENLEFWMKFSTSFQQIQGFQTKYEQLQPEIGKITDEEKLKTNNGRADATSVKVESNTMEKQLRELKIELQVWLEQNAMLKGELQYRFASLCSIQEEIEAAMEIGAEPEEGAHFTSYQAAKFQGEVLNMKQENNKVADELQSGLDHIKGLHKEIEKVIEKIVKRSSLSETNGSSTWKNAPSRTRVPLRLFLFPAKKKKSSLLACVSPALQKQHSDMVFFTK